A window of Photobacterium sp. GJ3 contains these coding sequences:
- a CDS encoding LapA family protein, with protein MKIVGILILIVCFLITLALGAQNQVMVDFDFLIAKGQFQLSTLLGVTFGTGFAIGWLVCGSMYLKARLSKKSLTKRIAKQEKELEQLRSAETAKE; from the coding sequence ATGAAAATAGTAGGCATTCTTATCTTGATAGTGTGTTTTTTGATCACACTGGCATTAGGTGCTCAGAATCAGGTAATGGTTGACTTCGATTTTCTGATTGCGAAGGGACAATTTCAGCTTTCAACGCTTTTAGGGGTGACCTTCGGGACAGGTTTTGCCATTGGGTGGCTGGTTTGTGGTTCGATGTACCTGAAAGCGCGTCTTTCGAAAAAAAGCTTAACGAAACGCATCGCCAAGCAGGAAAAAGAATTAGAGCAGCTGCGTTCTGCAGAGACCGCCAAGGAATAA
- the ihfB gene encoding integration host factor subunit beta, translated as MTKSELIERLCSQQTHLSAKQVEDAIKEILEHMATTLAEGDRIEIRGFGSFSLHYRAPRVGRNPKTGDKVELDGKYVPHFKPGKELRDRVNSLNAG; from the coding sequence ATGACAAAGTCTGAATTGATCGAAAGGCTGTGCAGCCAACAAACTCATCTTTCTGCGAAACAAGTAGAAGATGCGATCAAGGAAATCCTTGAGCATATGGCCACAACCCTAGCTGAAGGGGACCGCATTGAGATCCGTGGCTTTGGTAGTTTCTCTCTGCATTACCGTGCGCCGCGCGTTGGCCGTAATCCGAAAACCGGCGATAAAGTGGAATTGGACGGCAAGTACGTTCCTCACTTTAAGCCGGGCAAAGAATTACGTGATCGCGTGAATTCACTGAATGCAGGTTAA
- the rpsA gene encoding 30S ribosomal protein S1, producing the protein MTESFAQLFEESLKEIETRPGAIVKGTVVAIENGFVLVDAGLKSESAIPAEQFKNAAGELEIEVGGEVDVALDAIEDGFGETQLSREKAKRHEAWIQLEKAYEDAETVMGIINGKVKGGFTVELNGIRAFLPGSLVDVRPVRDTAHLEGKELEFKVIKLDQKRNNVVVSRRAVIESENSVERDELLASLQEGMEVKGIVKNLTDYGAFVDLGGVDGLLHITDMAWKRVKHPSEIVNVGDEINVKVLKFDRERTRVSLGLKQLGEDPWVAIAKRYPEGTKLSGRVTNLTDYGCFVEIEEGVEGLVHVSEMDWTNKNIHPSKVVNVGDEVEVMVLDIDEERRRISLGLKQCKANPWQQFAEAQAKGDRVTGKIKSITDFGIFIGLDGGIDGLVHLSDISWNVAGEDAVRDFKKGDEISAVVLAVDAERERISLGIKQIEEDPFNSFVALNKKGSLVNGKVVAVDAKGATIELAEGVEGYLRASEASRDRVEDATLILSEGDAVEAKFTGVDRKNRVINLSVRAKDEDEEQEAMASLNQQDESAFGNAMADAFKAAKGE; encoded by the coding sequence ATGACTGAATCTTTTGCTCAACTCTTTGAAGAGTCTCTGAAAGAAATCGAAACACGCCCTGGTGCGATCGTTAAAGGTACTGTAGTTGCAATTGAGAACGGTTTCGTTCTGGTTGACGCTGGCCTGAAATCTGAATCCGCTATTCCTGCTGAGCAGTTCAAAAACGCTGCTGGCGAGCTGGAAATCGAAGTTGGCGGTGAAGTTGACGTAGCTCTGGACGCGATCGAAGACGGTTTCGGTGAAACTCAACTTTCTCGTGAGAAAGCGAAACGTCACGAAGCTTGGATCCAGCTGGAAAAAGCTTACGAAGATGCTGAAACCGTTATGGGTATCATCAACGGTAAAGTGAAAGGTGGCTTCACTGTTGAGCTGAACGGCATCCGCGCGTTCCTGCCAGGTTCTCTGGTTGACGTTCGTCCAGTACGTGACACTGCTCACCTGGAAGGCAAAGAGCTAGAGTTCAAAGTTATCAAGCTGGACCAGAAGCGCAACAACGTTGTTGTTTCTCGTCGTGCTGTTATCGAATCTGAAAACAGCGTTGAGCGTGATGAGCTGCTGGCTTCTCTGCAAGAAGGCATGGAAGTGAAAGGTATCGTTAAGAACCTGACCGACTACGGTGCATTCGTAGATCTGGGCGGTGTTGACGGCCTGCTGCACATCACTGACATGGCTTGGAAGCGCGTGAAGCATCCATCAGAAATCGTTAATGTTGGTGACGAAATCAACGTTAAAGTTCTGAAGTTCGACCGTGAGCGTACTCGCGTATCTCTGGGTCTGAAGCAACTGGGTGAAGATCCATGGGTTGCAATCGCTAAGCGTTACCCAGAAGGCACTAAGCTGTCTGGCCGCGTCACGAACCTGACTGACTACGGCTGCTTCGTTGAAATCGAAGAAGGCGTTGAAGGTCTGGTACACGTGTCTGAAATGGACTGGACCAACAAGAACATCCACCCATCTAAAGTGGTTAACGTGGGTGACGAAGTTGAAGTTATGGTTCTGGACATCGACGAAGAGCGTCGTCGCATCAGCCTGGGTCTGAAGCAATGTAAAGCTAACCCTTGGCAGCAGTTCGCTGAAGCACAAGCGAAAGGCGACCGTGTAACTGGTAAGATCAAGTCTATCACTGACTTCGGTATCTTCATCGGTCTGGACGGCGGTATCGACGGTCTGGTTCACCTGTCTGACATTTCTTGGAATGTTGCAGGCGAAGACGCAGTTCGTGACTTCAAGAAAGGCGACGAAATCTCTGCAGTTGTTCTGGCTGTTGACGCTGAGCGTGAGCGCATCTCTCTGGGTATCAAGCAGATCGAAGAAGATCCGTTCAACAGCTTTGTAGCTCTGAACAAGAAAGGTTCTCTGGTAAACGGTAAAGTTGTTGCCGTTGACGCGAAAGGCGCAACCATTGAACTGGCTGAAGGCGTAGAAGGTTACCTGCGTGCTTCTGAAGCTTCTCGTGACCGCGTAGAAGACGCAACGCTGATCCTGTCTGAAGGTGACGCAGTTGAAGCGAAGTTCACCGGTGTTGACCGTAAGAACCGCGTGATCAACCTGTCTGTACGTGCGAAAGACGAAGACGAAGAGCAAGAAGCAATGGCTAGCCTGAACCAGCAGGACGAATCTGCATTCGGTAATGCTATGGCTGACGCTTTCAAAGCAGCTAAAGGCGAATAA
- the cmk gene encoding (d)CMP kinase, whose translation MSTNAPVITVDGPSGAGKGTLCMLLAEKLGWNLLDSGAIYRVLALAAIHHGVEQDSEEALVPLAAHLDVQFLAEGDLVKVILEGEDVSSTLRTEEVGNAASKIAALPRVREALLRRQRAFNGEPGLVADGRDMGTVVFPNAEVKIFLDASAEERAKRRMNQLQQKGLSVNFDSLLSEIQERDERDRNRAVAPLRPAADALVLDSTHLSIEQVTEQALTHIEEKLSAQKSV comes from the coding sequence ATGTCTACAAACGCACCAGTGATCACTGTTGATGGGCCAAGTGGAGCCGGGAAAGGAACACTTTGCATGCTGTTGGCAGAAAAACTGGGCTGGAATTTACTGGATTCTGGTGCCATCTATCGCGTGTTGGCACTGGCAGCAATTCATCATGGTGTAGAACAGGATTCTGAAGAAGCATTGGTTCCGCTGGCCGCTCATCTGGATGTGCAGTTTCTTGCTGAAGGTGATCTGGTCAAAGTGATTCTCGAGGGAGAGGACGTGTCTTCGACCCTGCGTACAGAAGAAGTGGGCAATGCCGCCTCCAAGATTGCAGCATTGCCGCGTGTTCGTGAGGCCCTGCTGCGTCGTCAGCGCGCCTTTAATGGTGAACCGGGCCTGGTTGCCGATGGTCGTGATATGGGTACCGTGGTTTTCCCGAATGCAGAAGTGAAAATCTTTCTGGACGCCAGCGCTGAGGAGCGTGCGAAACGTCGCATGAACCAGTTGCAACAAAAAGGCTTAAGTGTTAACTTTGATAGTCTTTTAAGCGAAATTCAGGAACGTGATGAGCGTGACCGCAACCGAGCTGTTGCGCCATTACGTCCCGCAGCAGATGCATTAGTGCTAGACTCTACGCATCTGTCGATTGAGCAGGTAACCGAACAGGCCCTGACTCACATTGAAGAGAAATTATCGGCACAGAAATCTGTGTGA
- the aroA gene encoding 3-phosphoshikimate 1-carboxyvinyltransferase translates to MESLTLQPIQRIDGEVNLPGSKSVSNRALLLAALAKGTTRLTNLLHSDDIRHMLNALTQLGVSYQLSEDKTVCEVQGLGQAFRTTQTLELFLGNAGTAMRPLAAALCLGEGEYVLTGEPRMKERPIGHLVDALQSAGAEISYLENPGFPPLSIKGTGLKGGLVEIDGSISSQFLTAFLMSAPLAAEDTVIQIKGELVSKPYIDITLHIMAQFGVQVENDQYQRFIVKGGQQYQSPGDFLVEGDASSASYFLAAAAIKGGEVKVTGIGKSSIQGDTQFAEALAAMGAEIEWGEDYVIARRGVLRGVDMDFNHIPDAAMTIATTALFAEGTTAIRNVYNWRVKETDRLSAMATELRKVGATVEEGEDYIVITPPAQLIHAAIDTYDDHRMAMCFSLVALSEETPVTINDPKCTSKTFPDYFEKLASLSHSSRTPV, encoded by the coding sequence ATGGAGAGTTTAACCTTACAGCCAATCCAGCGTATTGACGGCGAAGTGAATCTGCCGGGATCGAAAAGTGTTTCCAACCGTGCTTTATTGCTGGCCGCACTGGCGAAGGGCACAACACGTCTGACGAACCTGCTCCACAGTGACGATATTCGTCACATGCTGAATGCTCTGACGCAACTGGGTGTTTCTTACCAGCTTTCAGAAGATAAAACGGTTTGTGAAGTCCAGGGGCTAGGCCAGGCTTTTCGCACCACACAGACGCTTGAGCTGTTTTTAGGGAATGCTGGTACAGCCATGCGACCATTGGCTGCTGCATTGTGTCTGGGTGAAGGTGAGTATGTACTGACCGGTGAGCCACGGATGAAAGAGCGTCCGATTGGTCACCTGGTCGATGCACTGCAAAGTGCCGGGGCTGAAATCAGTTACCTTGAAAATCCGGGTTTTCCGCCTTTATCGATCAAAGGCACTGGCCTGAAAGGTGGTCTGGTCGAGATTGACGGCTCAATCTCCAGTCAGTTCCTGACTGCGTTTCTGATGAGTGCACCACTGGCCGCTGAGGATACAGTGATTCAGATTAAAGGTGAGCTGGTGTCGAAGCCGTACATTGATATCACACTGCACATCATGGCGCAGTTTGGTGTTCAGGTGGAAAACGACCAGTATCAGCGCTTTATTGTGAAAGGCGGTCAGCAATATCAGTCACCGGGCGATTTTCTGGTGGAAGGCGACGCATCCTCTGCATCTTACTTCCTTGCTGCGGCTGCGATCAAAGGCGGTGAAGTGAAAGTCACCGGCATTGGCAAATCCAGTATTCAGGGCGATACCCAGTTTGCTGAAGCGCTGGCGGCTATGGGTGCAGAGATTGAATGGGGCGAAGACTACGTGATTGCCCGTCGTGGTGTCCTGCGTGGTGTGGATATGGATTTTAACCATATTCCGGATGCAGCCATGACGATTGCAACAACGGCGCTGTTTGCGGAAGGCACAACAGCCATTCGCAACGTGTATAACTGGCGTGTGAAAGAAACCGACCGCCTGTCTGCGATGGCGACGGAATTACGAAAAGTTGGTGCAACGGTTGAAGAGGGGGAGGATTACATTGTGATCACACCTCCGGCGCAGCTGATTCATGCCGCGATTGACACTTATGACGATCACCGGATGGCGATGTGTTTCTCGCTGGTTGCCCTGAGTGAAGAAACACCCGTGACAATTAATGATCCGAAATGTACCTCGAAAACTTTCCCGGATTATTTTGAAAAGCTGGCTTCGCTGAGCCATTCATCACGGACCCCTGTGTGA
- a CDS encoding DUF5666 domain-containing protein, whose protein sequence is MKRIMTMAVLAGLLSACGSDGNDTADTAQAYSGTVVGQVERVQADRQTIHIQGRELDTTRAQVSYQDQPLQLTDVMAGMLVEIDSEKGRVSEIELEPMLSGEVATVDGTSLSVNGQTFPLNEVTTTAQVGDFVLIFGQPQADGSLRLTAIQSVDTTAISEVEGRISQLDTAAKTLVINGTTVDFSGAVLDDEPLQHGIWVEVTGAFINGVFQASEVDVEDETDFDGKSLEGVITFVNQEKTTLELNSRTLITLTRNTRYEDGTQADLTTGRIVDVDVFSQNAQLFAEEVEFESAAEAVQGKQFSIEGQAQYVDETLSINGIVLTLSPNVRLEDGLTLTALDGQWFELEGSEVEGLFLVREIEPEIQESEVSLEGLVTDNHIWGYRAADASLSVYEGQWVDVECRLDGLHLSQCHLDD, encoded by the coding sequence ATGAAAAGAATCATGACGATGGCCGTGCTGGCCGGACTTTTGAGTGCCTGTGGCAGCGATGGAAATGATACTGCAGACACAGCACAGGCATATTCAGGCACTGTCGTGGGTCAGGTGGAGCGTGTTCAGGCAGACAGGCAGACAATCCATATTCAGGGACGCGAGCTGGATACCACCAGAGCGCAAGTCAGTTACCAAGACCAGCCATTGCAACTGACGGATGTGATGGCTGGTATGCTGGTGGAGATTGACAGCGAGAAGGGTCGCGTGAGCGAGATAGAACTCGAGCCGATGCTGAGTGGGGAAGTCGCCACAGTTGATGGCACGTCGCTGTCTGTAAACGGCCAGACCTTCCCGTTGAATGAAGTGACAACCACGGCACAGGTTGGGGACTTTGTGCTTATTTTTGGTCAACCGCAGGCAGATGGCAGTCTTCGTCTGACCGCGATTCAATCGGTTGATACGACCGCCATCAGTGAAGTTGAAGGTCGCATCAGTCAGTTGGACACAGCAGCCAAAACACTGGTGATCAATGGGACAACGGTAGACTTCAGTGGGGCTGTTCTGGACGATGAGCCTTTGCAACACGGGATCTGGGTGGAAGTGACGGGGGCTTTCATCAATGGTGTTTTTCAGGCGTCAGAGGTTGATGTTGAAGATGAGACTGATTTTGACGGCAAATCGCTTGAAGGCGTGATTACCTTCGTCAATCAGGAAAAAACAACGCTTGAATTGAACAGTCGCACACTCATCACACTCACCCGGAATACCCGTTACGAAGATGGGACTCAGGCTGATCTGACGACAGGCCGTATTGTTGACGTTGATGTCTTCAGCCAGAACGCACAGTTGTTTGCTGAGGAAGTTGAGTTTGAATCCGCTGCCGAAGCGGTTCAGGGGAAGCAATTCAGCATTGAAGGCCAGGCCCAATATGTGGATGAAACACTGTCGATCAATGGCATTGTGCTGACGCTGAGCCCGAATGTACGTCTGGAGGATGGCCTCACGCTGACTGCTCTGGACGGACAGTGGTTCGAACTTGAAGGCAGTGAAGTCGAGGGCCTGTTTTTGGTTCGGGAAATCGAGCCTGAAATTCAGGAATCAGAAGTCAGTCTGGAAGGTCTGGTCACGGATAATCACATCTGGGGATATCGTGCAGCAGATGCTTCCCTGAGCGTTTACGAAGGTCAGTGGGTTGACGTGGAATGTCGGCTGGATGGCTTACATCTGAGCCAATGTCATCTGGACGATTAA
- a CDS encoding response regulator transcription factor, producing the protein MQVLIVEDNHKISETIADYLELEGMESDFAFHGEAALALVAENHYDVIIMDIMMPRADGITTVHKLRQELFCNTPILFLTAKDGLDSKVAAFNAGGDDYLLKPFAMEELTLRLRALASRGPRQDIGTLNYADITLNPQTEEVTRAGQPIKLSRIQFKILQLLLRHAPAIVSRQEVIESVWGDDVPPSDALRSHVYGLRSALDKDFDTSRLETIHGKGYRLKG; encoded by the coding sequence ATGCAAGTTCTGATTGTTGAAGATAACCATAAAATTTCAGAAACGATTGCGGATTATCTTGAGCTGGAAGGGATGGAATCCGACTTTGCTTTTCACGGTGAGGCTGCGCTGGCACTCGTCGCTGAAAACCATTATGACGTCATTATCATGGACATTATGATGCCAAGAGCCGATGGCATTACAACGGTGCACAAACTGCGCCAGGAGCTGTTTTGCAATACGCCAATCCTTTTTTTAACTGCGAAAGATGGTCTCGACAGTAAAGTCGCTGCGTTCAACGCTGGCGGGGACGACTACCTGCTTAAGCCTTTCGCAATGGAAGAATTGACGCTGAGGCTTCGCGCGCTCGCCAGTCGCGGCCCCAGACAAGACATCGGGACGCTGAATTATGCAGACATCACGTTAAATCCCCAGACTGAAGAAGTGACCCGGGCCGGACAACCCATCAAACTGAGCCGGATTCAGTTCAAAATCTTGCAGTTACTCTTGCGTCACGCGCCTGCGATTGTCAGCCGGCAAGAGGTCATAGAGAGCGTCTGGGGCGACGATGTCCCACCAAGTGATGCCTTACGCAGTCACGTTTATGGCTTACGGAGCGCACTCGACAAAGATTTCGACACCAGCAGATTAGAGACGATTCATGGTAAAGGCTACCGGCTCAAAGGTTAA
- a CDS encoding HAMP domain-containing sensor histidine kinase has protein sequence MVKATGSKVKQTFPSIYRKLRLSFVLLTLAMFGLFWSVIYIAENQLEIISLHHWLDTEANRYASDYPQLGIATPLPNPTEFSSYWSEADLPDWLASYTEPGFYEHLLGIEDKHFTVIHHPSGQGLFYIVFQDDADDYLDGYEANLHHITLILGAAMTLAMILYGVYLVRTLSQPLARIQQKISRMPPDQPLFEVDTAFQETRAIEQSLRDSKLNIARYFQREQDFSRFASHELRTPIMVIKGSADILQKVPDQPRIAVKAICRLQQASQEMTLLTETFLLLGREHIDRSFYAACPLADILQHQLEELSPLFARQDTSYHLTLSHPGTIKAPESFVSIIINNLIKNAFSYSIDAIQISLNANHLMIANRHDGKETDNAGYGCGLVIVERICERMNWRYTVHDDGQTFTTSLVFS, from the coding sequence ATGGTAAAGGCTACCGGCTCAAAGGTTAAGCAGACCTTCCCCAGTATTTATCGAAAACTCAGGCTGAGTTTTGTACTCCTCACGCTGGCCATGTTCGGGCTGTTCTGGTCGGTGATTTATATTGCCGAAAACCAGCTGGAAATCATCAGTCTGCATCACTGGCTGGATACAGAAGCCAATCGATATGCCAGCGACTATCCTCAACTGGGGATCGCAACGCCACTGCCCAATCCGACCGAATTTTCCAGTTACTGGAGTGAGGCGGATCTGCCCGACTGGCTGGCGTCCTATACGGAACCCGGATTTTACGAGCATTTACTCGGTATAGAAGACAAACACTTCACTGTGATCCACCACCCGTCCGGGCAAGGTCTGTTCTATATCGTCTTTCAGGATGATGCCGACGATTATCTGGATGGCTATGAGGCCAATCTGCATCACATCACCTTGATTCTGGGAGCCGCTATGACGCTGGCCATGATTCTGTATGGGGTGTATCTGGTCCGGACCTTATCGCAGCCTTTGGCAAGGATTCAGCAAAAAATCAGCCGTATGCCGCCGGATCAGCCCTTATTTGAAGTTGACACCGCGTTTCAGGAAACCCGTGCGATTGAGCAAAGCCTGCGTGACAGTAAATTGAATATTGCGCGATATTTTCAGCGTGAGCAGGATTTCAGCCGCTTCGCCTCCCATGAGCTGCGGACGCCGATTATGGTGATCAAAGGCTCCGCCGATATTCTGCAAAAAGTACCTGATCAGCCGCGCATCGCTGTCAAAGCCATCTGTCGGTTGCAACAGGCCAGCCAGGAAATGACACTGCTGACAGAAACCTTCCTGCTGTTGGGCCGGGAACACATCGATCGCAGCTTTTACGCTGCATGCCCTCTCGCAGATATTCTTCAGCACCAACTGGAAGAACTGTCGCCACTTTTTGCCCGTCAGGACACCAGCTATCATCTGACGCTGTCACACCCCGGAACAATCAAGGCTCCGGAGAGCTTTGTGAGCATTATCATCAATAACCTGATCAAGAATGCATTCAGCTACAGTATTGATGCGATTCAAATCAGTCTGAACGCGAACCATTTAATGATTGCCAACCGTCATGACGGCAAAGAGACCGACAATGCCGGGTATGGCTGCGGTCTGGTGATCGTGGAACGGATCTGTGAACGAATGAACTGGCGTTATACGGTACATGATGACGGGCAGACGTTTACCACCTCACTGGTGTTCAGCTAA
- the serC gene encoding 3-phosphoserine/phosphohydroxythreonine transaminase, which produces MDKVYNFCAGPAMMPTEVLEKVQQELVNWNGLGTSVMEISHRSKDFIAVAEQSERDLRDLLGIPDNYHVLFCHGGARAQFAAIPMNLLGDAATADYIDGGYWAHSAIEEAQKYCQPNVVSVTCERDGKKAVLPASEWSLSEDAAYVHFCPNETIDGIEIRDLPQTDKPIIADMSSTILSRTIDVSQYGLIYAGAQKNIGPAGLTLVIVRDDLLGRAQQRVPSILDYQVLAEKESMFNTPPTFAWYLSGEVFKWLKGIGGVEAMQARNEAKAKVLYDFIDQSDFYRNDVHPDNRSLMNVPFQLKNAELDKAFLQQADAAGLKALAGHRAVGGMRASIYNAMPIEGVQALVDFMTTFERENA; this is translated from the coding sequence ATGGATAAAGTCTATAACTTTTGTGCTGGCCCGGCGATGATGCCGACAGAAGTGCTGGAAAAGGTACAACAGGAACTGGTGAACTGGAATGGTCTGGGTACTTCAGTGATGGAGATCAGTCATCGAAGTAAAGACTTTATTGCGGTAGCGGAACAATCTGAACGTGATCTGCGTGATCTGCTTGGGATCCCAGATAATTATCATGTGCTGTTTTGCCATGGTGGTGCACGGGCACAATTTGCGGCCATACCGATGAATTTACTGGGCGATGCTGCCACAGCGGATTACATTGATGGCGGTTATTGGGCGCACAGCGCAATCGAAGAAGCTCAGAAGTATTGCCAGCCGAATGTGGTGTCTGTGACATGCGAACGTGACGGTAAAAAAGCAGTCCTGCCTGCCAGTGAGTGGTCACTGTCCGAGGATGCAGCCTATGTGCATTTCTGCCCGAATGAAACCATTGATGGCATTGAGATTCGTGATCTGCCACAAACAGACAAACCAATCATCGCCGACATGTCTTCGACGATTCTGTCCCGCACAATCGATGTGTCGCAGTATGGTCTGATTTACGCCGGTGCTCAGAAGAACATTGGTCCGGCCGGTTTGACGCTTGTGATTGTGCGTGACGATCTGCTTGGTCGGGCGCAACAGCGAGTGCCAAGTATTTTGGATTATCAGGTGCTGGCAGAGAAAGAATCAATGTTCAACACCCCGCCGACTTTTGCCTGGTATTTATCCGGCGAAGTCTTCAAATGGCTCAAGGGGATTGGTGGTGTGGAAGCGATGCAGGCGCGTAACGAAGCGAAAGCGAAAGTGCTGTATGACTTTATTGACCAGTCAGACTTCTATCGCAATGATGTTCATCCGGACAACCGTTCCCTGATGAATGTGCCATTTCAACTGAAGAACGCAGAACTGGATAAAGCATTCCTGCAGCAGGCTGATGCAGCGGGTTTGAAAGCGCTGGCAGGCCACCGTGCGGTCGGCGGTATGCGTGCCTCCATTTATAATGCGATGCCAATTGAAGGTGTACAGGCGCTGGTTGATTTTATGACCACATTCGAGCGTGAAAACGCCTGA